From the genome of Colwellia psychrerythraea 34H, one region includes:
- a CDS encoding YHS domain-containing (seleno)protein, translating into MKLSTLIKSTFATSALLVSSLSFAANIEVNANGNDLAIKGYDTVSYFTKGKPTKGSDKFTAAYNGAIYQFSTADNRDLFQSEPSKYAPQYGGFCAFGVTMNKKFDTDPTAWHIRGDKLYLNLNKDVQKKWVTDIPGYIETAQINWVDIKGLTEEQIEKVYD; encoded by the coding sequence ATGAAACTTTCAACCTTGATAAAATCCACTTTCGCAACTTCTGCCTTATTAGTTAGTAGTTTAAGTTTTGCAGCGAACATTGAAGTAAATGCAAATGGCAATGATTTAGCCATTAAAGGCTATGACACCGTATCTTATTTTACAAAAGGTAAACCAACGAAAGGTTCTGATAAATTTACAGCAGCTTATAACGGCGCTATTTACCAGTTTTCTACGGCTGATAATCGTGACCTTTTTCAATCTGAGCCAAGTAAATATGCACCACAGTACGGTGGTTTCTGTGCTTTTGGCGTAACGATGAATAAAAAATTCGATACTGACCCTACTGCTTGGCATATCCGTGGCGACAAATTATACCTAAACCTAAATAAAGACGTACAAAAGAAATGGGTAACTGACATTCCAGGTTACATCGAAACAGCTCAAATTAATTGGGTTGATATTAAAGGGTTAACCGAAGAGCAAATTGAAAAAGTTTACGACTAA
- a CDS encoding DoxX family protein gives MHTLKNLLLSLSHFYRNVAGKISLLEPVALLAARFYVGWAFFSSGLTKLRDWESTLLLFEYEYQVPVLPFELAAYLGTAAEIVLPLLLMAGLASRFSALGLFFVNIVAVISLEEIAPVAYAEHVLWGVLLAQVVIFNGGRLALDRLVEIQLFNAKN, from the coding sequence ATGCATACCTTAAAAAATTTATTGTTATCACTTAGCCACTTTTACCGTAATGTCGCAGGAAAAATAAGCCTGTTAGAGCCTGTTGCATTATTAGCTGCACGTTTTTATGTTGGTTGGGCGTTTTTCTCATCAGGCTTGACTAAATTAAGAGACTGGGAAAGTACGTTATTGTTATTTGAATATGAGTATCAAGTACCCGTATTACCGTTTGAGTTAGCCGCTTATTTAGGAACCGCCGCAGAAATTGTGTTGCCGTTGTTATTGATGGCAGGGTTAGCAAGTCGTTTTTCAGCCTTGGGTTTATTCTTTGTTAATATTGTTGCAGTAATAAGTTTGGAGGAGATTGCTCCTGTAGCGTATGCCGAACATGTCTTGTGGGGAGTATTATTAGCACAGGTTGTTATTTTTAATGGCGGACGTTTAGCGCTAGACCGTCTAGTTGAAATACAGCTCTTTAATGCCAAAAATTAA
- a CDS encoding thioredoxin family protein — MKQLTSADSIDDLLSQHQYSLLYFTASWCGPCKSMSPIVEDVSGLMNGRFNTIKIDIDNMANVAADYGIRSVPTLMLVKNNEIIDQRVGGLPPQQMMQWLDKLA, encoded by the coding sequence ATGAAACAACTAACATCAGCAGACTCAATAGATGATCTATTATCTCAGCATCAATATTCACTGTTATATTTTACTGCTTCGTGGTGTGGGCCTTGTAAATCAATGTCACCCATAGTTGAAGACGTTTCTGGCTTGATGAATGGTCGATTTAACACGATTAAAATTGATATCGATAATATGGCAAATGTTGCTGCAGATTATGGTATACGCAGTGTACCAACGCTGATGTTAGTGAAAAATAATGAAATTATTGATCAGCGTGTTGGTGGGTTGCCACCACAACAAATGATGCAATGGTTAGATAAACTTGCCTAA